Proteins encoded in a region of the Polynucleobacter antarcticus genome:
- a CDS encoding class I SAM-dependent methyltransferase, with the protein MKILKYLVLLLSIIVMGASIAQNTSDQGDDQFSPSVGQDGKDVIWVPTGNELIIKMLQTAQVSPKDLVYDLGAGDGKIAISAAKDFGARAVGIEYNESMAALGQRNAVRAGVADKVKIIQGDIFKEDFSKASVVTLYLLPELNLKLRPTILKMKPGTRVVSHAFTMGDWEADIEIDKPGKAYYWKVPANVVGEWTLDYSAPQTKTTLSLVQHFQRIGGMLTIGRNTQPIINPKLDGNKLQFGYLDAKNNYHTVRATVTDSTIKGEDRGDTIYNEFSGKRN; encoded by the coding sequence ATGAAAATCCTTAAATACCTAGTATTGCTCCTATCGATCATAGTGATGGGTGCCAGTATTGCCCAAAATACCTCTGATCAAGGTGATGATCAATTCAGTCCTAGCGTAGGTCAAGATGGCAAGGATGTGATCTGGGTTCCTACTGGTAATGAACTCATTATCAAGATGTTGCAAACCGCTCAGGTTAGCCCTAAAGACCTCGTTTACGACTTAGGTGCTGGAGATGGAAAAATTGCTATTTCCGCAGCAAAGGATTTTGGAGCCCGTGCCGTGGGTATTGAGTACAACGAAAGCATGGCTGCATTAGGTCAACGCAATGCTGTACGTGCAGGGGTTGCAGATAAGGTCAAAATTATTCAGGGTGATATTTTTAAAGAGGATTTTAGTAAAGCTTCCGTTGTCACGCTCTATCTTTTACCTGAGCTCAATTTAAAGCTACGCCCTACTATTCTCAAAATGAAACCCGGGACTCGCGTGGTTTCGCATGCTTTTACTATGGGTGACTGGGAAGCAGATATTGAAATTGATAAACCCGGTAAAGCGTACTACTGGAAGGTACCCGCCAATGTCGTTGGCGAATGGACTCTAGATTATTCAGCTCCGCAAACTAAAACTACCTTAAGCCTAGTTCAGCACTTTCAGCGTATCGGCGGCATGTTAACCATCGGCCGTAATACCCAACCTATTATTAATCCAAAATTGGATGGTAATAAATTGCAGTTTGGTTACCTGGATGCAAAAAACAATTACCATACTGTCCGCGCTACTGTTACAGACTCCACCATCAAAGGTGAAGATAGAGGCGACACTATTTATAATGAGTTTTCTGGGAAACGTAATTAA